The following are from one region of the Thermoproteus uzoniensis 768-20 genome:
- the cobB gene encoding NAD-dependent protein deacetylase, whose protein sequence is MEEVARALANSRFAVAFTGAGISAESGVPTFRGPGGLWERYRPEDLATPEAFWKDPVLVWRWYRWRQELIYNAAPNPAHLALAELESLGVLKAVITQNVDGLHKRAGSRRVVELHGNIWRARCTSCGRELPIEKPVDEIPPRCPHCGGLLRPAVVWFGEPLPRDAWEEALLLASSADFMLVVGTSGVVYPAAYIPRIAKRNGAVVAVVDPGETALDDIADFKIRGRAAEILPRLAAEVRRCLT, encoded by the coding sequence ATGGAGGAGGTCGCCAGAGCTCTGGCCAACAGCAGATTCGCCGTGGCTTTCACCGGCGCCGGCATCTCGGCCGAGTCGGGCGTGCCGACCTTCAGAGGACCTGGAGGCCTCTGGGAGAGGTACCGGCCTGAGGACCTCGCGACTCCGGAGGCCTTCTGGAAGGACCCCGTCTTGGTGTGGCGCTGGTATAGGTGGCGGCAGGAGCTTATCTACAACGCGGCTCCCAACCCCGCCCACTTGGCTCTGGCCGAGCTGGAGAGCCTCGGCGTCTTGAAGGCCGTGATAACTCAGAACGTCGACGGCCTACACAAGAGGGCCGGGTCGAGGCGCGTCGTGGAGCTCCACGGCAACATATGGCGGGCTAGATGTACGTCGTGCGGCCGCGAGCTCCCGATAGAGAAGCCTGTGGACGAGATACCGCCGAGGTGTCCCCACTGCGGGGGCCTGCTCAGACCTGCCGTGGTCTGGTTCGGCGAGCCGTTGCCCCGCGACGCCTGGGAGGAGGCCCTATTGCTCGCGTCCTCGGCCGACTTCATGTTGGTGGTGGGGACGTCCGGCGTGGTGTACCCAGCGGCGTACATACCTCGGATAGCCAAGAGGAACGGCGCCGTCGTGGCGGTCGTGGACCCCGGCGAGACGGCCCTCGACGATATAGCAGACTTCAAGATAAGGGGGAGGGCGGCCGAGATCTTGCCGAGGCTTGCCGCGGAGGTGAGGAGATGTCTTACGTAG